The Zingiber officinale cultivar Zhangliang chromosome 10A, Zo_v1.1, whole genome shotgun sequence genome contains a region encoding:
- the LOC122027067 gene encoding rho GTPase-activating protein 6-like isoform X1, whose amino-acid sequence MASSQSSENLMQCKTCLCGEGDANFWISRSLENSDKQTNKCPNCKVFKSGPLLISSKGLGWTSWKKRWFVLTRTSLVFFRADPSVLPQKGNEANSSLGGIDLNNSGSVDVKADRKILMVIFPDGRDGRTFTLKAETSEDLYEWKVALENALAQAPSATTALVQNGIFRSDVTESSEVSHEKERDRQSTNSSVIGKPASLALEDIDGSPSFLEKALKFIEQHGIKVEGILRQSADVEEVKRRVQEYEQGKIEFSPDEDAHVIGDCIKYILREMPSSPVPASCCTALVKAYRTDRGNRVDCIRAAIFETFPEPNCHLLQRILKMMQMVESYKSQNRMSLSALAACMAPLLLRPLLLGECEFEDDFNMGGDGSIQLMQAAAAANHAQAIVVIMLEDYETIFNENLLHEDSMSSDLYSDSEDGDVEDDYSTDNDNPEDDEYHNGHNDSDNLTDTDISEDDGFHDEDNSSGTNINDDSDHSSSGTVSESHKNIESNVQNNQKKEDACVQDRDANDAFKCFDITAHDPLIHEFCHQKSSATDKPEPKDSTAGHNIPTDFQKHESIPRDVSNTTTSHGSAHHESAHNPASSFLKSVSNILPSSNRKVIDKPKRKISSKQPTIWGRASQKKNLPMKSKDLPSENESAIQKLKQTKDDLQIKFANDVKENVALQEGLKQRKEALHERRLTLEQDIERLREQLQNEKDLRTSLESGLLNMGPNHISVASALDSKTRADLEEVALVEADIAKLKQKVADLRGQLDDQLTQSYDSLCESCGKNLCTSDNSTQKRQLEEVRSTCPDQHSIILIKDGEIMYKFLKSEQELLSSEAVLSLEQYSESDNQNVILPGSFSPKDSISRSSKNKGGALSLPSQSGEPHSEHHSTESRALNCTLNSEESSMATSKNYTYKKGTPMVNENAATQTQESASLADGQPSQMQRTKRNGGKLSKGNNKISSAEEGSTKVGQNISKKFMIWGDFGKKEAQDPQLTNKQSVHKKQSSDPTLHCLKSQTSTGISSSEMPAVAGHTGDAKGFSFKLEETISSSSSALVKLTNRLNFLKERRAQLANEQTKQNTRRSAQDSSQRTSAR is encoded by the exons ATGGCCTCATCTCAGAGCAGTGAGAATCTGATGCAATGTAAAACTTGTCTCTGTGGAGAGGGGGATGCCAATTTCTGGATTTCCAGATCATTGGAAAATTCTgacaaacaaactaacaaatgCCCCAACTGTAAG GTGTTCAAGAGCGGGCCACTTTTAATTTCATCTAAAG GACTTGGTTGGACATCATGGAAGAAACGTTGGTTTGTCCTTACACGCACGTCATTGGTTTTTTTCAGAGCTGACCCC TCTGTTCTGCCTCAAAAGGGCAATGAAGCAAATTCTAGCCTTGGTGGTATCGACTTGAACAATTCAGGAAG TGTTGATGTGAAAGCAGATAGAAAGATTTTGATGGTCATTTTTCCTGATGGCCGTGATGGACGAACATTTACACTAAAg GCAGAAACTTCTGAGGATCTATATGAATGGAAGGTTGCATTGGAGAATGCTTTAGCACAAGCGCCCAGTGCAACCACTGCCTTGGTTCAGAATGGAATTTTTCGCAGTGATGTGACTGAATCAAGTGAAGTATCACATGAGAAAG AGAGGGACAGACAATCTACAAATTCTTCTGTGATTGGTAAGCCTGCATCGCTTGCACTTGAAGATATTGATGGGAGCCCATCTTTCTTGGAGAAGGCCCTTAAGTTCATCGAGCAACATG GTATCAAAGTGGAAGGTATCTTGCGACAGTCTGCTGATGTTGAAGAGGTAAAACGCAGAGTGCAAGAATATGAACAGG GAAAAATTGAGTTTTCTCCAGATGAGGATGCTCATGTTATTGGAGATTGTATCAAG TACATTTTGCGGGAGATGCCTTCGTCTCCAGTGCCAGCATCTTGTTGTACTGCACTAGTCAAAGCATACA GAACTGATCGTGGAAACAGAGTCGACTGTATACGAGCTGCAATATTTGAAACTTTCCCAGAGCCCAATTGTCATCTTTTGCAGAG GATTCTTAAAATGATGCAGATGGTAGAATCTTACAAATCTCAGAACCGTATGTCACTTTCTGCTTTAGCAGCTTGTATGGCTCCGTTACTTCTACGCCCTCTTCTTCTTGGTGAATGTGAATTTGAAGATGATTTTAATATGGGTGGTGATGGTTCTATTCAACTCATGCAAGCTGCTGCTgctgctaaccatgcccaagcTATTGTCGTAATTATGTTAGAGGACTATGAAACAATATTTAAT GAGAATCTCCTGCATGAGGACTCAATGTCATCAGATCTTTACTCTGATTCTGAAGATGGTGATGTTGAAGATGATTATTCAACTGATAATGACAATCCAGAAGACGATGAATATCACAATGGGCATAATGATAGCGATAATTTAACTGATACTGATATTTCAGAAGATGATGGATTTCATGATGAGGATAATAGCTCAGGaacaaatataaatgatgattCTGATCATTCCTCTAGTGGAACAGTTAGTGAAAGCCACAAAAATATTGAATCCAATGTGCAG AACAATCAAAAGAAAGAAGATGCATGTGTGCAAGACAGAGATGCTAACGATGCATTCAAATGCTTTGACATTACAGCACATGATCCTTTAATACATGAATTTTGTCATCAGAAGTCATCAGCAACTGATAAACCAGAGCCCAAGGATTCTACAGCAGGCCATAATATCCCAACTGATTTTCAGAAACATGAAAGTATACCGCGTGATGTAAGTAATACCACCACATCGCATGGTAGTGCTCATCATGAGTCTGCTCATAATCCTGCAAGTTCATTCCTGAAGTCTGTTAGTAATATCTTACCTTCAAGCAATCGAAAAGTTATAGATAAGCCAAAACGTAAGATTTCTTCAAAACAGCCAACCATTTGGGGGCGTGCCTCT CAAAAGAAGAATCTCCCTATGAAGTCAAAGGATTTGCCAAGTGAAAATGA GAGTGCTATTCAAAAGCTTAAGCAGACTAAGGAtgatttgcaaatcaaatttGCCAATGAC GTAAAAGAAAATGTGGCTTTGCAAGAAGGTTTGAAACAACGAAAAGAAGCACTGCATGAGCGGCGATTAACCCTTGAGCAAGAT ATAGAAAGATTGCGTGAGCAATTGCAAAATGAGAAAGATCTGAGGACATCATTGGAGTCTGGATTACTGAACATGGGACCCAACCATATATCTGTTGCCTCTGCTCTAGATAGCAAG ACAAGGGCAGATCTAGAGGAAGTTGCTCTTGTTGAGGCAGATATAGCTAAGTTGAAGCAGAAAGTTGCTGATCTTCGTGGGCAGCTTGACGATCAGCTTACGCAAAGTTATGATTCCTTATGTGAGTCTTGTGGCAAAAATCTGTGCACTAGCGACAACTCTACACA GAAAAGGCAGCTGGAAGAAGTTAGAAGTACTTGTCCTGATCAACATTCAATTATTTTGATCAAAGAT GGGGAAATAatgtataagtttttaaaatctgaGCAGgagttgctttcttctgaagCAGTGCTATCTCTGGAGCAGTACAGCGAATCAGATAATCAGAATGTTATACTCCCAGGAAGCTTTTCTCCCAAAGACTCAATTTCAAGGTCTTCCAAGAATAAG GGGGGAGCACTAAGCTTACCTTCTCAAAGTGGTGAGCCTCACTCTGAGCATCATAGCACAGAGTCTCGAGCATTAAACTGTACCTTAAATAGTGAAGAATCATCAATGGCCACTTCTAAGAATTATACTTACAAGAAG GGCACTCCCATGGTCAATGAGAATGCAGCAACTCAAACCCAGGAATCAGCATCATTGGCAGATGGGCAACCATCTCAGATGCAAAGGACAAAGCGGAACGGTGGTAAGTTATCCAAGGGGAATAATAAAATTTCATCAGCTGAAGAAGGGTCAACAAAAGTTGGAcagaatatttcaaagaaattcatGATCTGGGGTGATTTTGGAAAGAAAGAAGCTCAAGATCCACAATTGACAAATAAACAGAGCGTTCACAAGAAACAATCAAGTGATCCTACATTACATTGTTTGAAATCTCAGACTTCTACTGGCATTTCATCTTCTGAGATGCCAGCAGTAGCGGGACACACTGGAGATGCAAAAGGATTTAGTTTCAAACTTGAG GAAAcaatttcttcatcatcttcagCACTCGTTAAGTTGACAAATCGTCTGAACTTTCTGAAAGAACGGCGTGCGCAACTTGCAAATGAGCAAACAAAGCAGAATACTCGAAGATCTGCCCAAGATAGTTCTCAGAGAACAAGTGCCAGATGA
- the LOC122027067 gene encoding rho GTPase-activating protein 6-like isoform X3: MASSQSSENLMQCKTCLCGEGDANFWISRSLENSDKQTNKCPNCKVFKSGPLLISSKGLGWTSWKKRWFVLTRTSLVFFRADPSVLPQKGNEANSSLGGIDLNNSGSVDVKADRKILMVIFPDGRDGRTFTLKAETSEDLYEWKVALENALAQAPSATTALVQNGIFRSDVTESSEVSHEKERDRQSTNSSVIGKPASLALEDIDGSPSFLEKALKFIEQHGIKVEGILRQSADVEEVKRRVQEYEQGKIEFSPDEDAHVIGDCIKYILREMPSSPVPASCCTALVKAYRTDRGNRVDCIRAAIFETFPEPNCHLLQRILKMMQMVESYKSQNRMSLSALAACMAPLLLRPLLLGECEFEDDFNMGGDGSIQLMQAAAAANHAQAIVVIMLEDYETIFNENLLHEDSMSSDLYSDSEDGDVEDDYSTDNDNPEDDEYHNGHNDSDNLTDTDISEDDGFHDEDNSSGTNINDDSDHSSSGTVSESHKNIESNVQNNQKKEDACVQDRDANDAFKCFDITAHDPLIHEFCHQKSSATDKPEPKDSTAGHNIPTDFQKHESIPRDVSNTTTSHGSAHHESAHNPASSFLKSVSNILPSSNRKVIDKPKRKISSKQPTIWGRASQKKNLPMKSKDLPSENESAIQKLKQTKDDLQIKFANDVKENVALQEGLKQRKEALHERRLTLEQDIERLREQLQNEKDLRTSLESGLLNMGPNHISVASALDSKTRADLEEVALVEADIAKLKQKVADLRGQLDDQLTQSYDSLCESCGKNLCTSDNSTQKRQLEEVRSTCPDQHSIILIKDGEIMYKFLKSEQELLSSEAVLSLEQYSESDNQNVILPGSFSPKDSISRSSKNKHPTVF, from the exons ATGGCCTCATCTCAGAGCAGTGAGAATCTGATGCAATGTAAAACTTGTCTCTGTGGAGAGGGGGATGCCAATTTCTGGATTTCCAGATCATTGGAAAATTCTgacaaacaaactaacaaatgCCCCAACTGTAAG GTGTTCAAGAGCGGGCCACTTTTAATTTCATCTAAAG GACTTGGTTGGACATCATGGAAGAAACGTTGGTTTGTCCTTACACGCACGTCATTGGTTTTTTTCAGAGCTGACCCC TCTGTTCTGCCTCAAAAGGGCAATGAAGCAAATTCTAGCCTTGGTGGTATCGACTTGAACAATTCAGGAAG TGTTGATGTGAAAGCAGATAGAAAGATTTTGATGGTCATTTTTCCTGATGGCCGTGATGGACGAACATTTACACTAAAg GCAGAAACTTCTGAGGATCTATATGAATGGAAGGTTGCATTGGAGAATGCTTTAGCACAAGCGCCCAGTGCAACCACTGCCTTGGTTCAGAATGGAATTTTTCGCAGTGATGTGACTGAATCAAGTGAAGTATCACATGAGAAAG AGAGGGACAGACAATCTACAAATTCTTCTGTGATTGGTAAGCCTGCATCGCTTGCACTTGAAGATATTGATGGGAGCCCATCTTTCTTGGAGAAGGCCCTTAAGTTCATCGAGCAACATG GTATCAAAGTGGAAGGTATCTTGCGACAGTCTGCTGATGTTGAAGAGGTAAAACGCAGAGTGCAAGAATATGAACAGG GAAAAATTGAGTTTTCTCCAGATGAGGATGCTCATGTTATTGGAGATTGTATCAAG TACATTTTGCGGGAGATGCCTTCGTCTCCAGTGCCAGCATCTTGTTGTACTGCACTAGTCAAAGCATACA GAACTGATCGTGGAAACAGAGTCGACTGTATACGAGCTGCAATATTTGAAACTTTCCCAGAGCCCAATTGTCATCTTTTGCAGAG GATTCTTAAAATGATGCAGATGGTAGAATCTTACAAATCTCAGAACCGTATGTCACTTTCTGCTTTAGCAGCTTGTATGGCTCCGTTACTTCTACGCCCTCTTCTTCTTGGTGAATGTGAATTTGAAGATGATTTTAATATGGGTGGTGATGGTTCTATTCAACTCATGCAAGCTGCTGCTgctgctaaccatgcccaagcTATTGTCGTAATTATGTTAGAGGACTATGAAACAATATTTAAT GAGAATCTCCTGCATGAGGACTCAATGTCATCAGATCTTTACTCTGATTCTGAAGATGGTGATGTTGAAGATGATTATTCAACTGATAATGACAATCCAGAAGACGATGAATATCACAATGGGCATAATGATAGCGATAATTTAACTGATACTGATATTTCAGAAGATGATGGATTTCATGATGAGGATAATAGCTCAGGaacaaatataaatgatgattCTGATCATTCCTCTAGTGGAACAGTTAGTGAAAGCCACAAAAATATTGAATCCAATGTGCAG AACAATCAAAAGAAAGAAGATGCATGTGTGCAAGACAGAGATGCTAACGATGCATTCAAATGCTTTGACATTACAGCACATGATCCTTTAATACATGAATTTTGTCATCAGAAGTCATCAGCAACTGATAAACCAGAGCCCAAGGATTCTACAGCAGGCCATAATATCCCAACTGATTTTCAGAAACATGAAAGTATACCGCGTGATGTAAGTAATACCACCACATCGCATGGTAGTGCTCATCATGAGTCTGCTCATAATCCTGCAAGTTCATTCCTGAAGTCTGTTAGTAATATCTTACCTTCAAGCAATCGAAAAGTTATAGATAAGCCAAAACGTAAGATTTCTTCAAAACAGCCAACCATTTGGGGGCGTGCCTCT CAAAAGAAGAATCTCCCTATGAAGTCAAAGGATTTGCCAAGTGAAAATGA GAGTGCTATTCAAAAGCTTAAGCAGACTAAGGAtgatttgcaaatcaaatttGCCAATGAC GTAAAAGAAAATGTGGCTTTGCAAGAAGGTTTGAAACAACGAAAAGAAGCACTGCATGAGCGGCGATTAACCCTTGAGCAAGAT ATAGAAAGATTGCGTGAGCAATTGCAAAATGAGAAAGATCTGAGGACATCATTGGAGTCTGGATTACTGAACATGGGACCCAACCATATATCTGTTGCCTCTGCTCTAGATAGCAAG ACAAGGGCAGATCTAGAGGAAGTTGCTCTTGTTGAGGCAGATATAGCTAAGTTGAAGCAGAAAGTTGCTGATCTTCGTGGGCAGCTTGACGATCAGCTTACGCAAAGTTATGATTCCTTATGTGAGTCTTGTGGCAAAAATCTGTGCACTAGCGACAACTCTACACA GAAAAGGCAGCTGGAAGAAGTTAGAAGTACTTGTCCTGATCAACATTCAATTATTTTGATCAAAGAT GGGGAAATAatgtataagtttttaaaatctgaGCAGgagttgctttcttctgaagCAGTGCTATCTCTGGAGCAGTACAGCGAATCAGATAATCAGAATGTTATACTCCCAGGAAGCTTTTCTCCCAAAGACTCAATTTCAAGGTCTTCCAAGAATAAG CATCCTACTGTTTTCTGA
- the LOC122027067 gene encoding rho GTPase-activating protein 6-like isoform X2, with product MASSQSSENLMQCKTCLCGEGDANFWISRSLENSDKQTNKCPNCKVFKSGPLLISSKGLGWTSWKKRWFVLTRTSLVFFRADPSVLPQKGNEANSSLGGIDLNNSGSVDVKADRKILMVIFPDGRDGRTFTLKAETSEDLYEWKVALENALAQAPSATTALVQNGIFRSDVTESSEVSHEKERDRQSTNSSVIGKPASLALEDIDGSPSFLEKALKFIEQHGIKVEGILRQSADVEEVKRRVQEYEQGKIEFSPDEDAHVIGDCIKYILREMPSSPVPASCCTALVKAYRTDRGNRVDCIRAAIFETFPEPNCHLLQRILKMMQMVESYKSQNRMSLSALAACMAPLLLRPLLLGECEFEDDFNMGGDGSIQLMQAAAAANHAQAIVVIMLEDYETIFNENLLHEDSMSSDLYSDSEDGDVEDDYSTDNDNPEDDEYHNGHNDSDNLTDTDISEDDGFHDEDNSSGTNINDDSDHSSSGTVSESHKNIESNVQNNQKKEDACVQDRDANDAFKCFDITAHDPLIHEFCHQKSSATDKPEPKDSTAGHNIPTDFQKHESIPRDVSNTTTSHGSAHHESAHNPASSFLKSVSNILPSSNRKVIDKPKRKISSKQPTIWGRASQKKNLPMKSKDLPSENESAIQKLKQTKDDLQIKFANDVKENVALQEGLKQRKEALHERRLTLEQDIERLREQLQNEKDLRTSLESGLLNMGPNHISVASALDSKTRADLEEVALVEADIAKLKQKVADLRGQLDDQLTQSYDSLCESCGKNLCTSDNSTQKRQLEEVRSTCPDQHSIILIKDELLSSEAVLSLEQYSESDNQNVILPGSFSPKDSISRSSKNKGGALSLPSQSGEPHSEHHSTESRALNCTLNSEESSMATSKNYTYKKGTPMVNENAATQTQESASLADGQPSQMQRTKRNGGKLSKGNNKISSAEEGSTKVGQNISKKFMIWGDFGKKEAQDPQLTNKQSVHKKQSSDPTLHCLKSQTSTGISSSEMPAVAGHTGDAKGFSFKLEETISSSSSALVKLTNRLNFLKERRAQLANEQTKQNTRRSAQDSSQRTSAR from the exons ATGGCCTCATCTCAGAGCAGTGAGAATCTGATGCAATGTAAAACTTGTCTCTGTGGAGAGGGGGATGCCAATTTCTGGATTTCCAGATCATTGGAAAATTCTgacaaacaaactaacaaatgCCCCAACTGTAAG GTGTTCAAGAGCGGGCCACTTTTAATTTCATCTAAAG GACTTGGTTGGACATCATGGAAGAAACGTTGGTTTGTCCTTACACGCACGTCATTGGTTTTTTTCAGAGCTGACCCC TCTGTTCTGCCTCAAAAGGGCAATGAAGCAAATTCTAGCCTTGGTGGTATCGACTTGAACAATTCAGGAAG TGTTGATGTGAAAGCAGATAGAAAGATTTTGATGGTCATTTTTCCTGATGGCCGTGATGGACGAACATTTACACTAAAg GCAGAAACTTCTGAGGATCTATATGAATGGAAGGTTGCATTGGAGAATGCTTTAGCACAAGCGCCCAGTGCAACCACTGCCTTGGTTCAGAATGGAATTTTTCGCAGTGATGTGACTGAATCAAGTGAAGTATCACATGAGAAAG AGAGGGACAGACAATCTACAAATTCTTCTGTGATTGGTAAGCCTGCATCGCTTGCACTTGAAGATATTGATGGGAGCCCATCTTTCTTGGAGAAGGCCCTTAAGTTCATCGAGCAACATG GTATCAAAGTGGAAGGTATCTTGCGACAGTCTGCTGATGTTGAAGAGGTAAAACGCAGAGTGCAAGAATATGAACAGG GAAAAATTGAGTTTTCTCCAGATGAGGATGCTCATGTTATTGGAGATTGTATCAAG TACATTTTGCGGGAGATGCCTTCGTCTCCAGTGCCAGCATCTTGTTGTACTGCACTAGTCAAAGCATACA GAACTGATCGTGGAAACAGAGTCGACTGTATACGAGCTGCAATATTTGAAACTTTCCCAGAGCCCAATTGTCATCTTTTGCAGAG GATTCTTAAAATGATGCAGATGGTAGAATCTTACAAATCTCAGAACCGTATGTCACTTTCTGCTTTAGCAGCTTGTATGGCTCCGTTACTTCTACGCCCTCTTCTTCTTGGTGAATGTGAATTTGAAGATGATTTTAATATGGGTGGTGATGGTTCTATTCAACTCATGCAAGCTGCTGCTgctgctaaccatgcccaagcTATTGTCGTAATTATGTTAGAGGACTATGAAACAATATTTAAT GAGAATCTCCTGCATGAGGACTCAATGTCATCAGATCTTTACTCTGATTCTGAAGATGGTGATGTTGAAGATGATTATTCAACTGATAATGACAATCCAGAAGACGATGAATATCACAATGGGCATAATGATAGCGATAATTTAACTGATACTGATATTTCAGAAGATGATGGATTTCATGATGAGGATAATAGCTCAGGaacaaatataaatgatgattCTGATCATTCCTCTAGTGGAACAGTTAGTGAAAGCCACAAAAATATTGAATCCAATGTGCAG AACAATCAAAAGAAAGAAGATGCATGTGTGCAAGACAGAGATGCTAACGATGCATTCAAATGCTTTGACATTACAGCACATGATCCTTTAATACATGAATTTTGTCATCAGAAGTCATCAGCAACTGATAAACCAGAGCCCAAGGATTCTACAGCAGGCCATAATATCCCAACTGATTTTCAGAAACATGAAAGTATACCGCGTGATGTAAGTAATACCACCACATCGCATGGTAGTGCTCATCATGAGTCTGCTCATAATCCTGCAAGTTCATTCCTGAAGTCTGTTAGTAATATCTTACCTTCAAGCAATCGAAAAGTTATAGATAAGCCAAAACGTAAGATTTCTTCAAAACAGCCAACCATTTGGGGGCGTGCCTCT CAAAAGAAGAATCTCCCTATGAAGTCAAAGGATTTGCCAAGTGAAAATGA GAGTGCTATTCAAAAGCTTAAGCAGACTAAGGAtgatttgcaaatcaaatttGCCAATGAC GTAAAAGAAAATGTGGCTTTGCAAGAAGGTTTGAAACAACGAAAAGAAGCACTGCATGAGCGGCGATTAACCCTTGAGCAAGAT ATAGAAAGATTGCGTGAGCAATTGCAAAATGAGAAAGATCTGAGGACATCATTGGAGTCTGGATTACTGAACATGGGACCCAACCATATATCTGTTGCCTCTGCTCTAGATAGCAAG ACAAGGGCAGATCTAGAGGAAGTTGCTCTTGTTGAGGCAGATATAGCTAAGTTGAAGCAGAAAGTTGCTGATCTTCGTGGGCAGCTTGACGATCAGCTTACGCAAAGTTATGATTCCTTATGTGAGTCTTGTGGCAAAAATCTGTGCACTAGCGACAACTCTACACA GAAAAGGCAGCTGGAAGAAGTTAGAAGTACTTGTCCTGATCAACATTCAATTATTTTGATCAAAGAT gagttgctttcttctgaagCAGTGCTATCTCTGGAGCAGTACAGCGAATCAGATAATCAGAATGTTATACTCCCAGGAAGCTTTTCTCCCAAAGACTCAATTTCAAGGTCTTCCAAGAATAAG GGGGGAGCACTAAGCTTACCTTCTCAAAGTGGTGAGCCTCACTCTGAGCATCATAGCACAGAGTCTCGAGCATTAAACTGTACCTTAAATAGTGAAGAATCATCAATGGCCACTTCTAAGAATTATACTTACAAGAAG GGCACTCCCATGGTCAATGAGAATGCAGCAACTCAAACCCAGGAATCAGCATCATTGGCAGATGGGCAACCATCTCAGATGCAAAGGACAAAGCGGAACGGTGGTAAGTTATCCAAGGGGAATAATAAAATTTCATCAGCTGAAGAAGGGTCAACAAAAGTTGGAcagaatatttcaaagaaattcatGATCTGGGGTGATTTTGGAAAGAAAGAAGCTCAAGATCCACAATTGACAAATAAACAGAGCGTTCACAAGAAACAATCAAGTGATCCTACATTACATTGTTTGAAATCTCAGACTTCTACTGGCATTTCATCTTCTGAGATGCCAGCAGTAGCGGGACACACTGGAGATGCAAAAGGATTTAGTTTCAAACTTGAG GAAAcaatttcttcatcatcttcagCACTCGTTAAGTTGACAAATCGTCTGAACTTTCTGAAAGAACGGCGTGCGCAACTTGCAAATGAGCAAACAAAGCAGAATACTCGAAGATCTGCCCAAGATAGTTCTCAGAGAACAAGTGCCAGATGA